In the genome of Pseudomonas fluorescens, the window GCAAAGCCCGCAACAAACCGACGACTGTTCCTACCTTGAACAGCGCCCGTACCTCCACCCACATCCCTGGATTCTCGACCATAATAATTCGCTCCACCGGAGCACATGACTGTCAGGGATAACCGCATGACGACCAGCACGACTTACAGCGAATCCACACCTGCGCAACCGACGAACTCCGCCACCCGCGTGGCCACCGCGAGCTTCATCGGTACCGCCATCGAGTTCTACGACTTCTACGTCTATGCCACCGCCGCCGCACTGGTGATCGGTCCGGTGTTCTTTCCACAGACATCCGGCACCGCCCAGATGCTTTCGGCGTTTCTCACTTTTGGCATCGCCTTCCTTGCGCGCCCCTTGGGCTCGGCCCTTTTCGGTCACTTCGGCGACCGTATCGGCCGCAAGTCGACCCTGGTCGCCTCGCTGCTGCTGATGGGCGTGTGCACCACGCTGATCGGCGTGCTGCCGGGATACGACAGCATTGGCGCCTGGGCACCGATCCTGCTTTGCGTCCTGCGCTTCGGCCAAGGCCTTGGGTTGGGCGGTGAATGGGGTGGCGCGGCATTGTTGGCCACGGAGAACGCGCCGAAAGGCAAGCGCGCGTGGTTCGGCATGTTCCCGCAACTGGGTCCATCCATCGGTTTTCTGGCGGCCAACGGCCTGTTCCTGACCCTGGCTGTGGTGCTGGATGATGAACAGTTCCGCTCATGGGGCTGGCGTATTCCGTTCCTGCTCAGCGCCGCACTGGTGATGGTCGGCCTGTACGTACGCCTCAAACTGCATGAGACCCCGGTATTCGCCAATGCCATGGCGCGTCAGGAACGAGTGAAGATCCCCCTGTTCGAGCTGTTCGGCCAATACTGGGTGCCCGTTTTGCTGGGCGCCGGCGCGATGGTCGTGTGCTATGCGCTGTTTTACATCTCCACCGTGTTTTCCCTGAGTTACGGCGTGGCAACGCTCGGCTACAGCCGCGAAACTTTCCTCGGCCTGCTGTGCTTCGCGGTGCTGTTCATGGCTGCCGCCACCCCGCTATCGGCCTGGGCCAGCGACCGTTACGGGCGCAAACCGGTACTGATCATCGGTGGTGTGCTGGCGATCCTGTCCGGCTTCCTCATGGAACCCCTGCTGACCCAAGGCTCGACCTGGGGTGTGGCGCTGTTCCTGTGCATCGAACTGTTTCTGATGGGCGTGACATTTGCGCCGATGGGTGCACTGCTGCCGGAGCTGTTCCCCACCCACGTGCGCTACACCGGCGCCTCGGCGGCCTACAACCTGGGCGGTATCGTCGGCGCGTCCGCAGCGCCGTTCTTCGCCCAGAAACTGGTGGCGATGGGCGGGTTGAGTTACGTTGGCGGCTATGTGTCCGGGGCGGCGGTGCTGAGTTTGATTGCGGTACTGTGCCTGAAGGAAACGCGGCATAACGATTTGAATCAGGTTGTCTGACAGATAGTCATCGCGGGCAAGCCGCGCTCCCACAGGTCATGTGTCGTATCACCATTTTGTGGTCGACGCCCATCCTGTGGGAGCGTGACTGAACTGGTCAAGTAATCCCGGACACCGGTTACGGTGTTTATGCCGCTTTTTGCTCCATGGCTATTGGCGACAGGTAGTTGTTGTAGCTGTGGAGCCTGGTGCGGTTGTAGTACAGGAAGAAACGCACCATATCGGTTTTTGCTTCCTCGATCTTGCTGTAGCCACTACGAGGCACCCATTCTGATTTCAGCGTGCCGAAAAAACGCTCCGTTGGAGCATTGTCCCAGCACTGCCCGCGATGACTCATGCTTTGCAAAATGCCATGACGCTTCAGTTCTTCTTGAAACTTGCGACTGGTGTACTGACAGCCCTGATCTGAATGGAACATCAGTCCAGGAGGACACGCTCGCACCTCTGTCGCCATGCGTAGCGCCTTGCTGACCAAGTTGGCGTCATTGACCAGCGAAAACGCCCAGCCAATGACGCGGCGAGCAAACAAATCGATCACGATGGCCAGATGAACCCAGCGCTCGCCCACCATCAAGCTGGTAACGTCGCCACACCAGACCTGATCAACTGCAGTCGGCTTAAAATTGCGCTTGAGTCGATTGGGCGCGACAAATGCTTCAACGCCTTTGGATCTGAATGGGTGAGGCTGGCGTTGTTTACTGACAATGTTGGCCTCCCTCATTAGCGCCCTGACAAGGCCTCTTCCGATCGCGATGTTTTGGGACTTCAGGTTCTTGCTGATCATTCTGGAACCCATGGCTTCCCGGCTTTCGCTGTGCAGTTCAACCACTTTCAACTTGAGGTCTTCGCGTCTGATCCGCGGTTTGGCTCGCCGCTGAAGCCACTCATAAAAGCTGCTGCGCTTCACATCGAAAACACGACACACAATGGCAGTCGGGAATGACTCTCTTAGTTCCGCAATCATCGAAAACGATCGGGATCCGACATCAAGAGAGCGGTAGCCTTTTTTAAGATCTCGGCTTCCATTTCCATGCGTTTGATCTTGGCCTTTAGTTCCTGGATCTGGCGCTGATCTTCGGTAATCGCCTTGGTGCCTTTGACTGGCTGTCCCTCGCGTTCCTTGCGAAC includes:
- a CDS encoding IS3 family transposase; protein product: MIAELRESFPTAIVCRVFDVKRSSFYEWLQRRAKPRIRREDLKLKVVELHSESREAMGSRMISKNLKSQNIAIGRGLVRALMREANIVSKQRQPHPFRSKGVEAFVAPNRLKRNFKPTAVDQVWCGDVTSLMVGERWVHLAIVIDLFARRVIGWAFSLVNDANLVSKALRMATEVRACPPGLMFHSDQGCQYTSRKFQEELKRHGILQSMSHRGQCWDNAPTERFFGTLKSEWVPRSGYSKIEEAKTDMVRFFLYYNRTRLHSYNNYLSPIAMEQKAA
- a CDS encoding transposase — translated: MNERKVYTREFKLHAASMVLDDNCPVPEVCASLDIGPTALRRWVDQVRKEREGQPVKGTKAITEDQRQIQELKAKIKRMEMEAEILKKATALLMSDPDRFR
- a CDS encoding MFS transporter, with amino-acid sequence MTTSTTYSESTPAQPTNSATRVATASFIGTAIEFYDFYVYATAAALVIGPVFFPQTSGTAQMLSAFLTFGIAFLARPLGSALFGHFGDRIGRKSTLVASLLLMGVCTTLIGVLPGYDSIGAWAPILLCVLRFGQGLGLGGEWGGAALLATENAPKGKRAWFGMFPQLGPSIGFLAANGLFLTLAVVLDDEQFRSWGWRIPFLLSAALVMVGLYVRLKLHETPVFANAMARQERVKIPLFELFGQYWVPVLLGAGAMVVCYALFYISTVFSLSYGVATLGYSRETFLGLLCFAVLFMAAATPLSAWASDRYGRKPVLIIGGVLAILSGFLMEPLLTQGSTWGVALFLCIELFLMGVTFAPMGALLPELFPTHVRYTGASAAYNLGGIVGASAAPFFAQKLVAMGGLSYVGGYVSGAAVLSLIAVLCLKETRHNDLNQVV